A region of the Tepidibacillus fermentans genome:
TTTCGCGATCCAATTGGTAATCCCGTCTTTCGTTAATAGGCCAAGAAATTTTTGCTTATCATAGATTGGAAACTTCGAATAAGAAAACGTGTTAATTGCACGTAAAATGTCTTTTAATGTATGAGTCGATTGAAACGTGGTCACTTTTTTTTGGAATAAAGGAACGACTTTCATCGGTTGCCTTAATTCTTGTTCAATCTTCTCAATCAGTTGAACGACTTGATCATGAGGTTCCGCGATTGCATAATTCACATCAATCGAATCATGGACAATTGCATTTCGTAGGTCGCTAAATTCTTTTAAGTCATCATAGTATTTCATGACAATTGGGTTATATTTTTTGACATATCCAATTAAACGTGAGAAGGGTACATAATGATCATAAGGAGCATGTTTTCTTAAAATTTTCTCAATGGAATTAAATGCGATCAAGAAGCGATCTGAATTGCGCACTTAGAATCCCCCTTTTATTTAAATGGGCCCCTTTTTTGATAACATTATAGCACGATCAATTGCAACATTGGAAAAAATCATATAAACTGAAATGTAAATGAAAAAAGGTTAGATAGGAGAGAAAGAGAAATGAAACGAGTTTTTTCTGGGATACAGCCTAGTGGAGTGATGACAATAGGAAATTACCTTGGGGCGATGAAAAATTTCGTAAAACTTCAGGATGAAACAGAGAGTATCTTTTGTATTGTCGATATGCACGCTATTACCGTTCCTCAAGATCCAAAAGAATTAAAGGAAAATACGTTAAAATTAGCTGCATTATATCTTGCATCGGGTATTGATCCAAATAAATCTACATTATTTGTTCAATCTCATGTACCTGCTCATACAGAGTTAGGATGGATTATGCAATGTGTTGGTTACTTTGGTGAGTACGGGCGAATGACCCAATTTAAAGATAAATCTGCGAAGAAGGAGAATTTTACTGCAGGGCTTTTTACCTATCCTGCACTAATGGCCGCTGATATTCTATTATATGATGCTGATCTCGTACCTGTAGGAGAAGATCAAAAGCAACATTTAGAATTAACAAGGGATCTTGCAGAACGATTCAATCATAAATATGGAGAAACATTTGTCTTGCCAGAGCCATATATCCCAAAAGTTGGCGGTCGAATCATGAGTTTACAAGATCCAACGAAGAAAATGAGCAAAAGCGATGAAAATCAAGGAGCTTTTATCTCGATATTGGATGAACCGGATGTGATTCAGAAGAAAATTTCTCGGGCTGTAACAGATTCTCTTAATACCATCCGTTATAATCCTGAAGAACAACCGGCGATTAGCAATCTCCTAACTATCTACTCTTTGTTTGCAGAAAAAAGTATTGAAGAGATTGAACAGATGTATGCTGGGAAGGGGTATGGAGCTTTAAAAAAAGACTTGGCAGAAGTGATTATTCAAGGACTTAAACCCATTCAGGAACGTTATTATGAATTAGTCAAATCTGATGAATTAATTGAAATTTTGAAAGAAGGTGCAGAAAGAGCAGCTTCCATCGCCAATCGCAAAATGAAAGAAGTGAAAGAACGGATGGGTTTTATTGTGTAATAGAAAAACGCTGAGTTAATTACTCAGCGTTTTTTGCTTCTCTTAATGGATAAGGGACTGTACTTTCATTCGTTTCTAGAGGTTTACCAACGAATCTTACAAGTAAGAAAATTGCTAGGATTGCAATTGGCAATGCGATCCATACGGATACCCCTAGTCCTACTGGTAAATACCCAAATAGGACGGTGATAAATGCAACAGGGAGTGCATAGTCTAATTGTGTTCTCACATGATCCAAATGGTCACTACCTGCTCCCATCGAAGAAAG
Encoded here:
- a CDS encoding CBS domain-containing protein, with amino-acid sequence MRNSDRFLIAFNSIEKILRKHAPYDHYVPFSRLIGYVKKYNPIVMKYYDDLKEFSDLRNAIVHDSIDVNYAIAEPHDQVVQLIEKIEQELRQPMKVVPLFQKKVTTFQSTHTLKDILRAINTFSYSKFPIYDKQKFLGLLTKDGITNWIAKHVDKEPLSFSNVYLKDVLTHEKKKDENYRFIHQEMNIYDIKDIFRKNVEEGTYRIDALLITEHGDHKEPLLGIITLWDMMHLQ
- the trpS gene encoding tryptophan--tRNA ligase; translation: MKRVFSGIQPSGVMTIGNYLGAMKNFVKLQDETESIFCIVDMHAITVPQDPKELKENTLKLAALYLASGIDPNKSTLFVQSHVPAHTELGWIMQCVGYFGEYGRMTQFKDKSAKKENFTAGLFTYPALMAADILLYDADLVPVGEDQKQHLELTRDLAERFNHKYGETFVLPEPYIPKVGGRIMSLQDPTKKMSKSDENQGAFISILDEPDVIQKKISRAVTDSLNTIRYNPEEQPAISNLLTIYSLFAEKSIEEIEQMYAGKGYGALKKDLAEVIIQGLKPIQERYYELVKSDELIEILKEGAERAASIANRKMKEVKERMGFIV